TTTCATTTAgataatttctaataaaattttgAACTCTTTATAACTAAATTAACCTAAAAaggttataaaaaaaaaactaatcacAAAACCTACCCACATGATGAATCCCAAAATTGGCTAGACTTTAGTTAGGTGAATAACCAAATTATAGAACACGTGGGGAAGTGCATGTGAATGGGTAAAGGATTATACAATCATAATAGGCATATTTCTACTATATCTTTAGCTTGGTAGATCTAGTAAGGTAGGATTGGGTTTGGTTGAAAGAGGCATATGCTCCTAAAATTATTCaaagcaaataataataatacaaatgtGGTTAAAGTTTGAGAAGCTATTGCTTCCAATATCTAATCATTAGGCATAATCCCTCCCAACCTCTTCTTTCAAAATGGTACCAAATATCACTACTAAAAATCACATTCACACCCCCACATTACTAACACCCTGGCATTATTAATTGTGATTGATTGCTAACAAATTAGCCACCTAAGATGAATTCTTCTTCAAATTTTACTTGGAATTTTGATCATTGTTCAATTTCTTATTGATTAAAGATCATGAAATAAACTAAAAGTTGTCTACTTACAAACACTTTTTGAATAATGTCAGTTTGAATTTTTAAGCATAGAAAAAAATACTAAATTTGGTTAAATTTTTGTTTAAAATGATCCCCACATTAAAAATAATaagacaaattaaaattttatttaattatagttattgaaattattgttgagaaaaatatatttttaaaaatttattaattgtaaaatattaaaaaataatttaaaaattaaatttaataaattttaatgttaaaatactaaaataatgcTTTTCTAAaaaaacaattttgactaagaacaggttgagtgcttttttttttttttttctggtagAGATTGCAAAAATTGAATGATCACAATAAAGCATCCATGAAAGAATCCAAAAACAGCATTTAATTCTTTTTGCAGAGGGTAACTTTGGATTCATATAACATACCATACAAATcttaggttaaaaaaaaaaaaaaaaaacacaaatctttaattaattgccCCTTGATTACACCGAACTGGTAGGTGAAAGTTGCCAAATTGGTGTCTCAGCATTCATTTGCACCGATCTAACCCCAACGTCAAaaaaaccaaaaatttgaaatttatagctGCGAATCTTTCAGTAATAGACTAATAGTAATATCTATAGAACCCATTTGAATTCTGGCATTTGCTACACAATTCACTCCTCTGTGAACCCAATTGACAACAAGTGCAGACCCTCCGAGTTTGATCAAGCAATTGGTATGAAGTTTGCTGCTGTAACTTTGACTCGGCTGAGTTGGAAGAAGATCTCGGAATCAACTCACTTCGACTTGGAGCTAGCGCTATTGTTAAATCCAAATTAACTTCTTGATTTTCATAGCTGCTTTCCCTTTCTTGTTGGTGGTGGCGGTGGTGTTCTTCGTCGGTGGTCATCCCGCTGCTGGTACCGTTATTTTCTTCTGTGGACTCTGCTTTTGTGGGGTTGAAACTGGAGTAGAAATTACTGGAGTATTTGCTCTCGATATTGCCTTTCAAATGATTGATTTCGGCTATTGATCGAGGAGAAGTGTTTTCGAAGTTTAACTGTGTGACTCTGTTGGCGTTGGGTTTAGCGGCGCCAGTGGCGGCCGTCGTCTTGCTGATGGTGGTGGTTTTTTCGTTGCGCGGGCCATGAGTTTGTGGGTCAATGCCTCGGCTAATTAACTTACGCTTGATGTGGGTGTTCCAGTAGTTCTTGATCTCATTATCTGTTCTTC
This is a stretch of genomic DNA from Hevea brasiliensis isolate MT/VB/25A 57/8 chromosome 12, ASM3005281v1, whole genome shotgun sequence. It encodes these proteins:
- the LOC110651555 gene encoding transcription factor MYB8, producing the protein MGRSPCCEKAHTNKGAWTKEEDQRLIEYIRIHGEGCWRSLPKAAGLLRCGKSCRLRWINYLRPDLKRGNFTDEEDELIIKFHSLLGNKWSLIAGRLPGRTDNEIKNYWNTHIKRKLISRGIDPQTHGPRNEKTTTISKTTAATGAAKPNANRVTQLNFENTSPRSIAEINHLKGNIESKYSSNFYSSFNPTKAESTEENNGTSSGMTTDEEHHRHHQQERESSYENQEVNLDLTIALAPSRSELIPRSSSNSAESKLQQQTSYQLLDQTRRVCTCCQLGSQRSELCSKCQNSNGFYRYYY